A portion of the Lysinibacillus timonensis genome contains these proteins:
- a CDS encoding DUF1659 domain-containing protein, whose amino-acid sequence MAVYNFEEASLKLYFETGLDEFGKPVLTSKTYRNVRDNALVEQVATVAQSIASLSKYPLNEAKKSETETIEF is encoded by the coding sequence ATGGCAGTTTATAATTTTGAAGAAGCTAGTTTAAAACTATATTTCGAAACTGGACTTGATGAGTTTGGTAAACCAGTTTTAACTTCAAAAACGTATCGAAATGTTCGTGATAATGCACTAGTTGAGCAAGTTGCTACAGTTGCACAAAGTATTGCAAGTCTATCAAAATATCCACTAAATGAAGCGAAAAAGTCCGAAACAGAAACAATTGAGTTTTAA
- a CDS encoding SCO family protein gives MKKNLLGLITFLMISSVLGACSNYKFKEDVNYPVEDFEMTDHRGNTVTLDDLKDEPWLAMFIFTSCTTVCPPMTFNMTEVQSELIERGVEDYKIVAFSVDPTIDTPEVLANYLSNYPVPDESKWYLLTGYDQTFIEQFAMNSFKSFVKKPEDGGEVVHMNTFHLVDETGAVVKNYKGYSETEGGVPYDTIAIDMKTLIEERLGK, from the coding sequence ATGAAGAAAAATCTATTAGGACTGATTACATTTCTAATGATAAGTTCAGTACTTGGTGCATGTAGCAATTATAAATTTAAAGAGGATGTAAATTATCCTGTAGAAGATTTTGAAATGACTGATCATAGAGGGAATACTGTAACATTAGACGATTTAAAGGATGAACCGTGGTTAGCGATGTTTATCTTTACAAGTTGTACAACAGTTTGTCCTCCAATGACTTTCAATATGACAGAAGTTCAATCCGAATTAATTGAACGTGGTGTTGAAGATTATAAAATTGTAGCATTTTCAGTTGATCCTACAATTGATACACCTGAAGTACTTGCTAACTATTTAAGTAACTACCCAGTACCTGATGAATCGAAATGGTACTTGCTAACTGGTTATGATCAAACATTTATTGAACAATTTGCAATGAATTCATTTAAGTCGTTTGTAAAAAAACCAGAAGATGGTGGAGAAGTTGTGCACATGAATACATTCCATCTAGTTGACGAAACAGGTGCAGTTGTAAAAAACTATAAGGGTTACTCCGAGACTGAAGGCGGCGTACCCTATGACACGATTGCCATTGATATGAAGACGTTAATTGAAGAACGATTAGGCAAATAA
- a CDS encoding DUF2922 domain-containing protein: protein MAVTLEMKFNTANGKTMTISVNEPKDNLTPTEITTVMQTIIDQDVFHNEGFALVGINQARMIERNVSELTLS from the coding sequence ATGGCAGTTACATTAGAGATGAAATTTAATACGGCTAACGGTAAAACAATGACAATTTCAGTCAATGAACCTAAGGACAACTTAACACCAACTGAAATAACAACAGTCATGCAAACCATTATCGACCAAGACGTGTTTCACAATGAAGGTTTTGCATTAGTCGGGATTAATCAAGCACGCATGATTGAAAGAAATGTATCTGAGTTAACATTATCATAA
- a CDS encoding CBS domain-containing protein, with protein sequence MKTVSEIMTKDVKFCTPHESLITAAKIMRDIDCGSVPVCDSNRVIGMITDRDIVIKCIADGNDANQVHCHDVMTHDVITCSPDMDVHECAKLMAQYQIRRVPVVNENGEMVGICAIGDLAKENIFVNEAGEALSEISEPDHYNH encoded by the coding sequence GTGAAAACAGTTTCTGAAATAATGACAAAAGATGTGAAATTTTGTACACCCCATGAATCTTTAATAACTGCTGCTAAAATAATGCGTGATATTGACTGTGGATCCGTACCCGTATGTGATTCGAACAGAGTAATTGGTATGATTACGGATCGAGATATTGTCATTAAATGTATAGCGGATGGAAATGACGCTAACCAAGTACATTGTCATGATGTCATGACACATGATGTCATTACTTGTTCTCCTGACATGGACGTTCATGAATGTGCAAAATTAATGGCGCAATATCAAATTCGTCGTGTACCAGTCGTAAACGAGAACGGTGAAATGGTTGGAATTTGTGCAATAGGTGACCTTGCAAAAGAAAACATTTTTGTCAATGAAGCAGGAGAAGCATTAAGCGAAATTTCAGAGCCAGATCACTATAATCATTAA
- a CDS encoding YvrJ family protein has product MEEWIMVIQEIGFPILVSFYLLYRIETKLDAIHTALLTNQGNKE; this is encoded by the coding sequence ATGGAAGAATGGATAATGGTAATTCAAGAAATTGGTTTTCCTATTCTTGTTTCATTTTATTTGCTCTATCGGATTGAAACAAAACTTGATGCAATTCATACAGCACTGTTAACGAATCAAGGAAACAAAGAGTAG
- a CDS encoding DUF2621 domain-containing protein: MLSGWFMWFIFFWVIVLVSLMAIGGFFMFRKFLKALPKQDGWSDLDWQNYFIKKTIHLWGEDSKELLNELVSPVPELFRQVAKEKIAGKIGEIALDEKAKKISLDIIIRGYIQATPKRDHKFLRKKLDEMSIDVSPYEHLFD; this comes from the coding sequence TTGTTATCAGGTTGGTTTATGTGGTTTATATTCTTTTGGGTTATTGTTTTAGTATCACTTATGGCAATTGGTGGCTTCTTTATGTTCCGAAAATTTTTAAAAGCCTTACCAAAGCAAGACGGTTGGTCAGATTTGGACTGGCAAAACTACTTTATCAAGAAAACAATTCACTTATGGGGTGAAGATTCAAAGGAATTATTAAATGAATTAGTTAGCCCAGTACCTGAATTATTTAGACAAGTAGCAAAGGAAAAGATTGCAGGAAAAATAGGCGAAATAGCATTAGATGAAAAAGCGAAGAAAATTAGTCTGGATATTATTATACGTGGGTATATTCAAGCTACCCCAAAACGAGATCATAAATTCTTACGGAAAAAATTAGACGAAATGAGTATCGATGTTTCACCATATGAACACCTATTTGATTAA
- the mscL gene encoding large conductance mechanosensitive channel protein MscL: MWNDFKKFAMKGNIVDLAIAVVIGGAFGKIVSSLVDNIIMPFVGILTGGIDLTESFIYGFGDAQIKLGLFLQSILDFFIIAFAIFYALRILTKFSRKKEEEAKQEPPKIDHKEELLKEIRDLLKKQTKEVE; encoded by the coding sequence ATGTGGAATGATTTTAAGAAATTCGCAATGAAAGGAAATATCGTTGACTTAGCTATAGCTGTTGTGATTGGTGGTGCATTTGGAAAAATTGTTTCCTCCTTAGTGGACAATATTATTATGCCTTTCGTTGGTATATTAACAGGTGGTATTGATTTAACAGAAAGTTTCATATATGGTTTTGGCGATGCACAAATAAAATTAGGTCTATTTTTACAATCCATCTTAGATTTCTTTATCATTGCTTTTGCTATATTTTACGCACTCCGTATTCTAACGAAATTCAGTCGTAAAAAAGAAGAAGAAGCAAAACAAGAGCCTCCTAAAATAGACCATAAAGAAGAATTATTAAAAGAAATTCGTGATTTACTAAAAAAACAAACAAAAGAAGTAGAATGA
- a CDS encoding lytic transglycosylase domain-containing protein, translating into MGNKKKKKKSKKPILSPGFKLFLIIILIPISITLYTASFIVWQQLKDLPLFKETSTLLQIVENSENIDMEIPKEYIPIYIAAGEQYNVPWTLLAAHHRVETRFSTMSTLISPVGAEGHMQFMPCTFVGWNHPTCSGLGQGSIPSDDKTNPTVIRKYGGYGVDANKDGKADPFNIEDAIYSAANYLSKVGAADGELEKAIYNYNHSETYVEDVIHFYHQYESMSDELEKIVLTETKNIQ; encoded by the coding sequence ATGGGAAATAAGAAAAAAAAGAAAAAATCAAAAAAACCAATACTAAGTCCGGGTTTTAAACTATTTTTAATTATCATCCTTATTCCAATTTCCATCACATTGTATACTGCTTCTTTTATAGTTTGGCAACAATTAAAGGATTTACCCCTTTTTAAAGAGACGAGTACTCTATTACAAATTGTCGAAAATAGTGAAAACATTGATATGGAAATTCCAAAAGAATATATTCCCATTTATATCGCTGCAGGGGAACAATATAATGTACCTTGGACGCTACTTGCTGCACATCACCGCGTAGAGACTCGTTTCTCAACGATGAGTACATTAATATCACCTGTCGGGGCAGAAGGGCATATGCAATTTATGCCATGTACATTTGTCGGTTGGAATCATCCAACTTGTAGTGGGTTAGGACAAGGTAGTATACCATCGGATGACAAAACAAATCCTACTGTAATTAGAAAATATGGGGGATATGGTGTGGACGCAAATAAAGATGGTAAAGCAGATCCATTTAACATTGAAGATGCAATCTATAGTGCAGCCAATTATTTATCAAAAGTCGGTGCTGCAGATGGTGAATTAGAAAAGGCAATCTACAATTACAATCATAGTGAAACATACGTTGAAGACGTTATCCATTTCTATCATCAGTACGAAAGCATGAGTGACGAATTAGAAAAAATAGTGTTAACTGAGACTAAAAACATACAATAG
- a CDS encoding methionine biosynthesis PLP-dependent protein, translated as MTKNSIETKLVQLGNLSDPKTGAVNPPIYMSTAYKHAGIGQSTGYDYTRTKNPTREILEKGIADLEGGDAGFACASGMAGVQLILSLFKPGDEIIVPDDIYGGTYRLLKTFSETYNITTKYFKPEESVEDLISENTKAIFLETPTNPLMLEFDLDKFATICKKHNILFIVDNTFYTPYYQRPIEHGADIVLHSATKYIAGHNDVLAGLVVAKGQELCDKLAFAHNGMGLVLSPMDSWLVIRGLKTMHLRLKQHDANAKKVAAYLESEPLVADVLYTGKGGMLSFRVKHADMVNPFLQKMQLITFAESLGGVESFITYPATQTHADIPYEERVARGVDDRLLRFSVGIEEADDIIADLKQVFDQLRTEFN; from the coding sequence ATGACGAAAAATTCCATTGAAACGAAATTAGTTCAATTAGGAAACTTAAGCGACCCAAAAACGGGTGCGGTTAATCCTCCGATTTATATGTCAACTGCCTATAAACATGCTGGTATCGGTCAATCTACGGGCTATGATTATACACGTACGAAAAACCCTACTCGTGAGATTTTAGAAAAAGGAATTGCTGATTTAGAAGGTGGCGATGCTGGATTTGCATGTGCTTCTGGTATGGCTGGCGTGCAATTAATTTTATCTTTGTTTAAACCAGGTGATGAAATCATCGTTCCAGATGATATTTATGGCGGAACTTATCGCTTATTAAAAACTTTTAGTGAAACGTATAATATTACAACAAAATACTTTAAACCTGAAGAGTCAGTAGAAGATCTAATTTCAGAAAACACAAAAGCCATTTTCCTTGAAACACCAACAAACCCTTTAATGTTAGAGTTTGATTTGGACAAATTTGCTACTATTTGTAAAAAGCACAATATCTTATTTATTGTTGATAATACTTTCTATACACCTTACTACCAACGTCCTATTGAACATGGTGCAGACATTGTACTACATAGTGCGACAAAATACATTGCGGGACATAACGATGTACTAGCAGGACTAGTCGTTGCTAAAGGACAAGAATTATGTGACAAACTAGCATTTGCACATAATGGAATGGGACTTGTTTTATCTCCAATGGATAGCTGGTTGGTCATTCGCGGATTAAAAACAATGCACTTGCGTTTAAAACAGCATGATGCGAACGCGAAAAAAGTTGCTGCGTATCTAGAAAGTGAACCACTAGTTGCGGATGTTTTATACACTGGAAAAGGCGGTATGCTTTCTTTCCGTGTCAAACATGCTGATATGGTAAATCCTTTCTTACAAAAAATGCAACTCATTACCTTTGCTGAAAGTTTGGGTGGTGTAGAAAGCTTTATTACATACCCAGCTACACAAACACATGCAGATATACCATATGAAGAACGTGTTGCACGAGGAGTTGATGATCGTCTATTACGTTTTTCTGTAGGGATCGAAGAAGCTGATGATATTATCGCTGATTTAAAACAAGTATTTGATCAGTTAAGAACTGAATTTAATTAA
- a CDS encoding GlsB/YeaQ/YmgE family stress response membrane protein → MSFIWYLVIGGVLGWLAGVILGRDVPGGVIGNIIAGIVGSWIGSALLGNWGWEVSDFHVFPALVGALILIFIVTFIMRAFRKAT, encoded by the coding sequence ATGAGCTTCATTTGGTATTTAGTAATTGGCGGAGTTTTAGGTTGGTTAGCAGGAGTTATTCTTGGAAGAGACGTTCCAGGTGGTGTTATTGGTAATATCATTGCAGGGATTGTTGGTTCATGGATTGGAAGTGCTTTACTAGGAAATTGGGGTTGGGAAGTTTCTGATTTTCACGTTTTCCCTGCATTAGTTGGTGCACTCATTTTAATTTTCATCGTAACATTTATAATGCGTGCCTTTAGAAAAGCGACATAA